Proteins encoded together in one Lathamus discolor isolate bLatDis1 chromosome 3, bLatDis1.hap1, whole genome shotgun sequence window:
- the TMEM26 gene encoding transmembrane protein 26, translated as MELMVLLNALVTRLLFMLHSVIGVWRVTAVKKEPKYWLLALLNLLLCLETGLTLKFKQGRGYKWFSPAIFLYLICTVPSLWLLEIHHGTQYCGNEPGAVQVNISNQDFNQSRESSHGSEGTDHHIIQTAKVFVNQLSTICETVWTLALHQTFLLLLVVGRWLLPIGVEITRDQLSQLLLMFVGTAADILEFASETLDIEDVRKNYALINAILAVWTWSMLQFPLDLAVQHIGCKPTASTRRIPSLLLCRYSAELWNIGVSLFIQDGPFFIVRSILMGHFRIFNQMLVFFTAKNILVVTLQLYRLAVITLDFRATILQKSRKGEVSCCPCEPYKTSTHATTDQDTEMKEFVAFPPKEETQAPSEDK; from the exons ATGGAGCTGATGGTACTGCTCAACGCTCTGGTTACTCGTTTGCTCTTTATGTTACACTCTGTCATCGGGGTCTGGAGAGTGACTGCAGTGAAGAAAGAACCCAAGTACtggctgctggcactgctcaaTCTTCTTCTGTGCCTGGAGACAGGGCTTACCCTCAAGTTTAAGCAAGGCAGAGGCTACAAATG GTTTTCACCAGCAATATTTTTATATCTGATTTGCACAGTACCATCACTATGGCTACTAGAAATTCACCATGGGACTCAG TACTGTGGTAATGAGCCTGGAGCAGTTCAGGTGAATATCAGCAACCAAGACTTCAATCAGTCCAGAGAAAGCAGTCATGGAAGTGAGGGAACAGATCACCACATCATTCAAACG GCTAAAGTCTTTGTGAATCAGCTGTCCACAATCTGTGAGACTGTATGGACACTTGCCCTACACCAGacttttctgctgctgctagTAGTTGGGAGATGGCTTCTCCCGATTGGAGTTGAAATCACCCGGGATCAATTGTCCCAGTTGCTTCTCATGTTTgtgggaacagcagcagataTACTTGAATTTGCTAGTGAAACTTTGGACATCGAAGATGTTCG GAAGAATTATGCTCTCATAAATGCAATTCTTGCTGTATGGACGTGGAGTATGTTACAGTTTCCACTTGATCTTGCAG tacAGCATATTGGCTGCAAACCAACCGCATCAACTAGGCGGATCCCCAGCCTGCTGCTATGCAGGTACAGTGCAGAACTGTGGAACATTGGGGTCAGCCTTTTCATACAGGATGGTCCCTTCTTCATTGTACGTTCAATCCTGATGGGCCACTTCAGAATATTCAATCAGATGCTGGTGTTTTTTACAGCTAAGAATATCTTAGTTGTGACTCTACAATTGTATCGTTTGGCAGTGATAACATTAGACTTCCGTGCTACCAttctgcagaagagcaggaaaggagaagtCAGCTGTTGCCCATGCGAGCCTTATAAAACTAGTACTCATGCTACCACTGACCAAGATACCGAAATGAAAGAGTTTGTTGCTTTTCCTCCAAAAGAGGAAACCCAAGCTCCATCAGAAGATAAGTAG